A region of Candidatus Latescibacterota bacterium DNA encodes the following proteins:
- a CDS encoding PDZ domain-containing protein yields the protein MRKVVLFSLAVLVVMSILLTSIAFAQERVIIRSGGDKEKKARVVDVKGAYIGIYMDDLNRDRKEEFDYPKSRGVWIMDVIDDSPADKAGLEDNDIIYMFAGERVSGAAELRKIIKDKDPGDTVDVVYYRDGEKREIRLELGEHSKQYYTINITDDDEWSGDDFGDRSINLGRIGKLEALEMAFMGGDRPLLGVKVHEMSADLAEYFDVDEGEGVLILDVIEDSAAEEAGMKAGDVILAVGDEEIDDPQALIESLGDCDEDEETVDITVIRKGKKKTFTLDIDDLSKDEHSMIWVSPSGEEQNFKHFKMNIPKINKRSLEFFEDGNKLGDLRLDKLKKEIETLEKRLKKLEKELD from the coding sequence CCTGACATCCATCGCGTTCGCACAGGAAAGGGTCATCATCAGATCAGGTGGTGACAAAGAGAAAAAAGCCAGGGTCGTAGATGTCAAAGGCGCCTATATCGGTATCTACATGGACGACCTCAACAGGGACAGGAAAGAGGAATTCGACTATCCGAAATCCAGGGGCGTCTGGATCATGGATGTCATAGACGATAGCCCGGCAGACAAGGCGGGGCTGGAAGATAACGATATCATCTACATGTTTGCCGGAGAGAGGGTAAGCGGCGCCGCTGAACTGAGAAAGATCATAAAGGACAAAGATCCTGGTGATACGGTGGATGTGGTGTATTACCGTGATGGTGAGAAACGGGAGATCCGGCTTGAACTGGGAGAACATTCAAAACAATACTATACGATAAATATCACAGATGACGATGAATGGTCCGGGGATGACTTTGGTGACCGGTCAATCAATCTTGGCCGGATTGGCAAGCTCGAGGCGCTGGAAATGGCGTTTATGGGTGGAGACAGGCCGCTTCTCGGAGTGAAGGTCCATGAGATGAGCGCGGACCTTGCTGAATACTTCGATGTCGATGAGGGTGAAGGAGTGCTGATTCTTGATGTCATTGAAGATTCTGCGGCAGAAGAAGCCGGGATGAAGGCAGGAGATGTGATCCTCGCTGTCGGTGACGAAGAGATCGATGATCCCCAGGCCCTGATCGAATCGCTTGGCGATTGTGATGAGGATGAAGAGACTGTCGATATCACCGTGATAAGAAAAGGGAAAAAGAAGACTTTCACACTGGATATCGATGATCTTTCGAAAGACGAACATTCTATGATCTGGGTATCTCCTTCCGGTGAAGAGCAGAATTTTAAACATTTCAAGATGAATATTCCCAAGATCAACAAGCGTTCATTGGAATTCTTCGAGGATGGGAACAAGCTCGGTGATCTGAGGCTCGACAAACTCAAAAAAGAGATCGAGACCCTGGAGAAGAGATTGAAGAAACTGGAAAAAGAGTTGGATTGA
- a CDS encoding YIP1 family protein, with amino-acid sequence MDENIQNTDAAAIEEEIKGGFFASLIDIFLDPSKVFKRIGTGLQWWKAFIVLAVANAAITWYSLPVQRHLTSLNVRGLSEEQLDATLHQMESFGWLGVVGAPVGLLVVFVIIAGLVNLIVNLTSAKSNFKKTLSLVCFTGIIGVLEQIISTIIIHARGIDTIEAVSDSVVRLGPAAILPEATGLLAATLQGLSVFQIWYYVVFTLGIAAIFRIDIKKALIPAIVMFVISVLLIMVSQSVTGMS; translated from the coding sequence ATGGATGAGAATATCCAGAATACTGACGCCGCTGCTATCGAAGAAGAAATAAAAGGCGGGTTTTTCGCTTCGCTAATCGACATCTTCCTGGATCCATCGAAAGTGTTTAAGAGGATAGGTACCGGGCTGCAATGGTGGAAAGCGTTCATAGTCCTCGCGGTGGCCAATGCCGCTATCACATGGTATTCCCTTCCGGTTCAGAGGCATCTGACAAGTCTCAATGTCAGGGGGCTTTCCGAGGAACAGCTCGATGCGACACTCCATCAGATGGAAAGTTTTGGATGGCTCGGTGTGGTCGGCGCGCCGGTGGGCCTGCTCGTCGTATTTGTGATAATTGCAGGTCTTGTGAACCTGATCGTGAACCTTACCAGCGCGAAATCAAATTTCAAGAAGACTCTCAGCCTTGTGTGCTTCACGGGAATCATCGGTGTCCTTGAGCAGATAATCAGCACTATTATAATCCACGCCAGAGGTATCGATACGATTGAAGCTGTATCAGACTCTGTCGTCAGGCTTGGCCCCGCAGCCATTCTTCCTGAAGCTACGGGCCTGCTGGCTGCTACGCTGCAGGGACTATCGGTATTCCAGATATGGTACTATGTAGTATTCACGCTGGGGATCGCTGCGATCTTCAGGATCGATATAAAGAAAGCGCTGATTCCCGCAATCGTGATGTTTGTGATCAGTGTGCTTCTTATTATGGTCAGCCAGAGTGTCACTGGCATGAGCTGA